Within Wyeomyia smithii strain HCP4-BCI-WySm-NY-G18 chromosome 2, ASM2978416v1, whole genome shotgun sequence, the genomic segment AATCACCATGTTAGAGTTCGAGTGCTGTCGTGCATCTTCTAGCCAGGTTGTCAGATGATTAAATGTCTCGCGCCGTGTAATGTCATAGACAAGCAAAGCTCCGGCTGCGCCGCGATAGTAAGACCGGGTTATCGAACGGAACGCCTCCTGTCCTGCGGTATCCCAAATTTGAAGCTTTATCTGTTTGCCGTCGATCGTGATCATTCGTGCACCAAATTCAACGCCGATCGTCAAATCGTGCACAGGTTGGAAGCGCTTATCGGTGAACTGAAGTAACAGGCACGATTTTCCGACACCTGAAAGATGAGCAATTAGTCAGTAGTACCCCATAGATTATAAACCCTACATAAACCCCACTAGGGCCAGTTATTCTCATAGTCATTTAGGGTCGCATACCAGAGTCACTCGATTACTATGAGAATCGTAAGATTATTTCTCTCTAGCTGGGGTGACTGTGAGAACAAGGTTTACAATTTGttcgaaaaactttaaaataagCTTCAAATTTCTAGCTAGATACAAATTTGTTGATTTTTCATACTGGTTTTATTTATCATACGAGAATAATACGAGCGATAGTTTAAATGAAGGGCAATTTTCGCTCCATTACAATTCAAAAACGACATTCTTATGACTCATGCTGTGCCACTTGCAATTCTACGGCTTTTCTATAAACATTGTTCACTCACAATGATGCTTAACGACTCCCACATACCggaatttagtgaaagtaattTCTTCTGTTAAAGAGAAAATTATCGTCCTAGCGTACTTTTTGGTACACTTGCGGTCTACTAAAGAATGTGGTAAGTTATTATTTGTTGTTTATATTTATACAAAAATAGTTAGTAGACAGCAGTCGCATAAACCCACTACAATAATCATAAATTAACGAGACGTGAGAGTGATGACGGAAAATTATCGATTTTTGCTTCCGCTTTGCTCAATCCTCTCTACACGTATTAACCACCTCATCCAAAGTCTTTCAATCAGAAATCACATTTTCTTCCTGAAAATATTGCATAAAACACTTCTAGGGCTCACCTGTGTCACCTATGATAATATATTTGAACAAATACGCGTAGGACATCTTAGCTGCTGGTTTTACTACTACTTCTGGGGTGTGTTGCAAACACAAAACCTTTCCGTCTGTTTCAGTTGCGAGTCCTGGCTGTTTTCTTTATCAATTTGCTAGCCTTAATTACGTTGCACAACTCGGAAAAACAGTTCCGTTTTCACTAGTTCATATGTTTCAAGCACTGATTTCACTCTAGTTACTGCTGCTGTGGGCAAATAAGGCCTTTTACGACGTACAATTAGGTATAGTTCTTTGTTATGTACCAGCAGAAATTGAATCAGTGATCGAAAAAATGATTATAATCCACTGCTCCTTCTGTGAACAAACAGTGCACTCCGTTACGGAAAAAGAGAGAAGAATGACGAATGATGAATGAAACAGAGTCAAACTCCTGGGTCGCACTGACTTGACACAACTATAAACATTACATTGACCGAGGGGTTCTTTGTACATTACAAAAGTCCATTTTATGCGCCCCTATGGCATCGCGCCTTGCTTCAAGGGCTAACATATAAACATATGTGTAagcgagatagcatatcaccgcctcttttcatacatttttatcttactgctgacatcGGGCACAAATTAACTTTAGCCCACGACATGAGTTCATTGCAGGGATACCaaatatgcagatttgtctgcaaaacgcagatttttggagtccgagTGCAGATTTCtagtgatttgcagatatttgcagtttttccacgatttctgcagatttttgtcagagtctccttatatttgcgccgattttcttaaaatgtgtgcagatttttacagacttttgcccgcgtgagcgaaattttttcggatcacgggtagatttttttcagatttcgagcacatttttccggttttcgagcagttgcagacatttttcaaaaacatctggcatctctggttcattgtcattcactgttacagTCGGTATAAGCATAGACTAAAGAGGcatagatatccaagttgggcttcgctgcatataatctcaaggcaacactctgaacttgccatctgtaggccgttgggtgaactaaagcatatccactcggaaaaatatcatggtaTTCCTTATCATTTCAGTAGTGAGCTTGAACAGATTCtcacacccagaaaaatatcatgttactttcaatcagatttgtacggcggttttcaatcgactttacaatataatctaaatGATTTGGTTCTCAATCgactattaaaattggtacaaacaacaaatgagttatgctaatgatgactagagcaagatacctgacttcatacattttgcttgcaacacctttataacggtgccatctgatgaccttaaaactgtgattattagcaaaatcgatttatcatgctcaatccgctagatgaaaacaaaaacaagatggcaatatcgtataaggatattgaaaattagatgataggaccatacaatgatattgaaaaacatgcttcacctttcaccaccttgtcgtcatcaccaaattaacagtatacaaattagttcaattttcgttcacgcgtagcgaaactcgtgtccgctgcatactgcaagagtaacgtattgtgtactagtcatctttggttatgcTTATAAACATACTGTTGAAACGACTATGAACGATTAGTCATACtatcatcaaaataaataatttatatcatggtcatctcacacattgacatttattttagtcttgttgtaataaattattgttattatctagaccatatagattagtCTGTGAAAAACACCAAGCCCAAAAAGATAGCaattaccttaatatttttctgtgtgtgctcattaaatgtagttcacccaaccgccatcatactcgaaggggcgccacatttttgttgcccgtattgttggttgagttggatatctatgtttcaataatctaaggtataaggcaatccacgagacagttgcgatcagctgatttcagtctgttttcaacttatgacagctttatgtatgttcgatcggtctcaacttggatgcaatccggatccagaagcgtgaaaaacaaatgttatccgatcggtagctctagtatcgcgagtgccaatcctaaatacaacaatataaaatcacttttgatattattgccgacattaaaagatttcggttttggccgtgttttgattttacagcttgaaaaacagcaacaataacaaacgtacaagcaataaaacgtcacccgtggattgccttatatgGATGCCAATTGCTCGATTTTATGGAATGACAGATGCCACGGAACCTGTTGATTTGGATGTTacctcgtaaaatggtctataaggCAATCTACGGTGATgtttcactgcttgtacgtttgttattgttgctgatTTTCAAGCTGCAGAaccaaaaccgaaatcttttattgcaaatttccgctgaaacgcgaattacaaaaaaaagcaaaatgcaAGCTTGTACGTCAGTTTTATCGTATACCAGCATACGAGAGTGAACGCGATAGACTGTATAGATACGATTAACGAAGGCATTCTGTCGCGTTCGCTCTAGTATACGATCAATCTGGCGTGCACGTTATCTGCATTTTGCTTGCAAGTTGTCTATAATTCACGTTTCAGATGCAATCTGCaataatgtcggcaataatataaaaaagtgattttttattgttgtattcaggattggcactcgcgatactagagctaccgatcggataatTTGCTTTTCACGCTTTtggatccggattgcatccaagttgcgaccgattgcacatacataaagctgtcataagttgaaaacagactgaaatcaactgatcgcaactgtctcgtgggttggattttttttttcagttgaacacttataGCGAAATTCTTCATtctggccctgacgactctgttgatattggtttggtttttacttgcgaaagtgaaggagggaaatatttttgctttgttttcacataaattgtcaatagggtgttttagaggtacgtatattattttttcttttgataagaaatttcaaaagaaatacatattcttctaacttttcttaatttaaatagcaaaactaactgaaaaatcgatttcgaattttaacaactgtaagtggttttaagacataccctaccgtcaagaaatcatgacacaaggaggccaggtcatttttcaaatatcttcacaCTCCACAAAACAATGTCTTTATACATAAGAAATCTGTAAACACGGACCCCGTTGAAAGTTTACAAAACTTCCAGTGACACATTAAATCGAGTGCGGTTAATCAACCGACTATTAGACTTCCACTTATTCACACGCGTTTTCAAGATTAGGACATCCCAAGAAACAATTTGGAAGCTGTTATGAGAGCAAATGTGGAACAAAAGCAGTGTTGAAGCAACCGATGCTGAATAAACAACACGTTGAACTATTTGTTGAACAAACGTTGCAGCATTCTTTGTTCATGTACTTAGTCAACAGTGGAACTCTAGCTTAACAGAAGTTGTTCAAACGTTTGCAAGTGATTACCAGGAGCACTAATAAATATGAGCTGCGTTGAAGCACTTTAAAGGTCTCCATTTATCAGTGGCGTTCTCGCCCAATAAaagctatttgaacgtttcaaacggCAACTCCGCAACTATTATTCTGCACGTGTTGTTCAAATGCTGCATACATGCGTTTGAAGTCTTTCAAAAAGCAATTCTTTAGCTCTTATAGACTTGAACGCTAAATCACCGGTTTTAAAAAACATCCTTCTGAACGCGTCGTATAGTTGATTTATTGcagtataaacattttttaaaccaCTAAAAGATTAAGCAACTTGTGTACTTTCAAATCAACGTCAGTGATGCCCCGAAAGATTTGTTTTTATTCTCGAAAACTGAGGAACTTTATGATAATTTGAGCAGCACTTTACAATTGTTGAATAACTTTGATTAGACAACAGTCGAACAAcaaccgaaatggaaaatagaaaatttctGTTCAATGGTTGAAATTTTCCGGCACACAGTTGTCTAGAAACGCCGAAGAGGGTTTTAAACATAAACATCAGAATATTTCATTCAACACTTGTTAAACCAGCGTTGAATAGATGCACCGCAAAAAAGTTATTAGGCTATTGTTCTGTATGTGTTCGACCTGTCGaataaaatttcaatgaaacatTTGCTAAGCCGTTGCTCGACTGTTGAAATGCTCTTGTTAAATGCTTGTTTAACCTTGTTCAATAAtagcacagataacagatatccaagctagaacaaaaactccagaaatcgtgtgtaagatttcaaattcttactcgtttgaaatgctaacgacatcgttctgcaacttgcgactttaaccactctagtgatggcagcgctggattatagtcaaagctgccagacgtatgaaagttctcacaaatagtagattcgctgtttttgcaacgatacaacactgtttttgtgaggtttgtgtattttttcatagcaacactaaaacaaacaaatttatcgcaaacaTAAACTGGGATTGAACAAAATTGTCGATTATATACAAATTACAGAATTCGTCTTATCTATTTCTTGTAGAATTCGTCTTATCTATTTCTTGCAGAATTCGTCTTATCTATTTCTTGTTGCACCGCGCTACGCAAGCAACAAGAAGCATATTCACTTTTAACACAGCACACGTCATATTACAGATTAGCTCACATGCATTCATCGATGGCAGCCAAGCAATGGATCACAAGTTCGAATCTCATCAGGGACCCAACAAAAAAGATGGTTTAAAAAGAAGGGTGGCGTGTGACAATGTGCCTTCcgatataaattaaaatttacccGTAGTATTTCCATGTAAAAAACTAATGAAGTTAATAATgagaattataataaaaaatattaccacAAATAAATATGGTTCAACTAATTTCTTCGAacttaatttttgcattttgtttgtgctaaaatagctgaataaaTATCGACTAAACTTTCCTTCCACGCTACTATTCAGCGTAAGCTGCATAAGTATATTTTAATACGCGAAACAaacgttttcaaacatttttattcaacacGCATTAAACCAGAGCATTTCAACAGTCGAGCAAAGGTTTAACAAATgtttaataaatattttattcgaaCACAGATCGAACACATACAGAACAGTAGGCTAATAAATGTTTTCTGGTGCATCTATTCAACGCTGGTTTAACAAGTGTTGAATACAAtattctgctgttgttgctgaaAACCGTCTTCGCCGTTCTTAAACAACTGTGTGTCGGATAATTTCTCCAAATTCATCTGAACAACCATTCaacagaagttttttattttccatttcggttattgttcaactgtagcctaataaaagtgatcgagtaaatgtttaggcaacaataattgttacttgggatgtcttcacatctggcatccctgtcatGACACGTAAACCAGGTTGTTTTTTCtgtgggctcatcactgcgaccagagattagatctattgtgatattgcccaagtgttttctgtactccgcacttcgtattattggcagtatcgctATTgatagtaagtgatacgcttatcattcatctccgtgcttgtgtgtaagttttacttttctgtttaaagcttactactctactataccgagcctctgttcctcctaacaatatcgcctaattacgattccctggagagaactttcatacgttactcacaccagttatattataacagggactcatttttgttagaaggagagtcaacagaggtacaaTAGAAtttagattgaaggaaaggtacttggtgggaagcctgagaataaacccatgctaaagtcctttggcaaccaaatggcctgattctactaagattcgaacccacgaccatacgcttaccaaggcggactctgtaaccttgcggctacggagctcccctaaaccagggttatattttctACAAGCCAGCAGCGGAAATGTCACTTTGTTTACTATCAGGGTTATATTCCCCAAAAGCCAGCAACAGCAACGTCACTctgtgcactacttgccagttagtgaaaacaaatataatttttcaattttaaaatcaaagaaaactcgTAGAAATCTtagacaaattacgtaatgcctactgataggtcggttatcgattagtataagaaaaagtaggtattttttcaaattaaaaccccctattgtatatgagaattcgcgtaggtgcgaacagcttCAAAAATCTCTTTCACTTGTGTGTGCCAATAAAGCAACGACatcgcgatttacgacgcaagtaagaaagagatttCAGATAATTGTTTATGAACTAAGCACGTGTGGTGGTgagttgaagctgacaaattttacattgcgtttcgggcagcacgccaggtcaatACAGGGTCAATATCGCGCGAATAaaaaagggttttgacagcagttcggTTGCTtgcaggtcaaaacgaggtaaGCTGCTGGGAAAAGAGATTCGCTATTGTAGGGGACGAggatgagagagagagagtgagtgaTGGCAattaacaggagggttgtgtgcaaagccatgaccgcaaggttgaagtagaatacttttacaagaaagataacccagcTGCTTgagtgtcagtcattttttttttgtaaattaacgttgactaatcagatcaatcgaattttacgcttgaacaaggattgaccattttcaataatacagtaagttgcttgtcatggttggggcttgacaatttttaaattttgctgacactagcgttgtgagtaataaaacaatgaataggcCTTTCAAagagcgagagagaaggttttgtttaagtcaccttctacctacgcaattatatgggcccggtcggGTCGggatataggccaaatagcatgtttccaagtttccaattgcaaggtatatgattctgtcgaccgtgcttgggaagcaatcatataacgaccaatcagaggtcgaatttttcgttttgacaaggcttgactattttcaatggtacaatagtgtgaataataaaattacaattatcttcttttgggaagaatctcagaagattttccaatctattgctgcaagaacgaaggaaatccatcgaatactaaccgatttattagcatttgaaattggacatatttttcacttttttcggttttagattttcatttaacATCCCGTAGCCGCACTTCCTGAgtgaagtattctacttcaaaacatcatatcaagaagactgggaactttgcctgagattgagcgacacTTTTGGCAGCACAGTTTCTTGAGTAAAAATGGAAATGGCGCAggctagtgtgtgtgctggcgatgcgacTTTAACTGCATCGCTTATTAACTgaaagaccgataactgcaacctAAGACAAAAcgtgacagctggcttcttatttttcttttcgtaacggccgtcatccccgtcgaaatttttttgaacgttccataccgttgatgccagaatgattatttttaacaacttctgcaggtcaatgaaaataaaacaaattaaaattgcaatatataggcgaataatactcaattcttatttattattttatgttcaataaagcatacttctattatcaaattttttcttcctaaatttcttggtacccaaattttttctttctaagtttcttggacttcaaccgaaatagtaataaacgattaatcaatgcatttttaaagttataacagtgaaatacattactcggtaatatcatgtaccttgcatacttttgcatatttctttatgaacaattataatagctaaattatgactctccagcttcactgctttacagtgaaaagtaacctcgatgtattttctacgtgacgattgcgttatcgaattcagccaatcagcagccggttcaaattggtttaatgtaacggtgaccagctgtcacgtcttgtcttagacTGCAACAACTTCGCAGTTATCGAActgcaatccgtcaaatctgatgtcaaagtcatatttgacattgaagtggcagatctcgcggggggattctaaatgcattcgaaaatgaaaattgttgaatctctagaaatatttcaaaaggactctttcatttctctcgatttttttttcgatttcgtttacttgttgtctcctCATTCTAGATGGGAAATCATtcactattaatcaatgaagcaaaatcaccatgttatgtggctCACTTTCCGTAAGtattataaaagaaaaaaaatatcccttgtgcattgtttggttagcgttcactactcagcgaggcagtgcatagtagatcacgaACAATActttgtgacctagcgttataaagaccattttacgaactgaaaGGTGtaacggatcctgctgacattgatgttgcttttacttggttctgagctttctgtcaaaatttcattcatgaattgagttcagaaacgtctcgtaaaatggtctattgtaatgatgaactttatcttcgcctacatattggttatgtaaagtagttacttaAACGCAATTAATTATaatgcggaaatatgaatatcaaattcattaatcgaaaagcttgtctattttagttttctgctattttttgccactatttcattaaaaaaatacatatcgacatcattgaaaacaaaaatggtggtgacgcccccctctaaattttggcatgtgtcaagtgttgcagttatcgaacggcattcgataactgcaatgtaaacatgttgcagttatcgaacgacgactgtacaagccgaacgcacaggctggaccacatacgcacactctgtcttcgcagtgatgtaattaccagcactttcaaagcaaacttccacctttaatatatggagtgcgctgtttgatttgacgcttgccatttgtatgggatcgatccagagatgccagtcttcttgatatgatgtttttggttaAGGCTAAACCGCCTAAACACAATAGATACGTTGCgactgcgtttgcggcaatttgacagttagtccatacattttctgtcaaattaacgtcaacgcaacgcaaatgTAACAATTGTGTATGGGCCTTTAGCAATTAGCACGCTTAGTTTTTGATTAGTTGATCTGATCAGTTATAAATATTTTGTTAAgaaattcgggttattcgcgttgaaagagattttgaaggctgttcgcacctacgtgaacactcatatccaattgtcaaaatgtgcgtgatgacaaaagcaaaaatatttccttctttctttttcgcatgcaaaaatcaaacaaatatcagcaacaccgtcaacgcgaatagcTAAAGTAATTTACATTAAAGCCACATGATGAGCCCCTCGTTGCGATAAAATCATCGCATCGCATCGCAACTAGGGTTCTTATTATTTCAAATGATATCATTTTGTTTATCAAATTTTACTTACATCTAAACGTTGTTAGCCGTTACCCGTTCACATCAAAATGTTCAATTTACTAAATATAAAATACTTTCGCAGTGATGAAGTACCAGGACTCATGATATCAATGTTTTAAGACGAACTACCCTTTGCTCAGCGGTTCAAAAGAGAAGCGGAGGGTTGGATTGGTAGCGGGCGCaggtttgtttttgattttcctATTTGCGATGTGTTTGAATTTTCCTTGTCGGAAAGCATAACCATAGCATAACACGACTACctggtgtgtgttttttttatttctaattcCCAGAAAATTGGCTTTATTCTAAAGTTTGTTGTGCCATATATGTTTAGTTCCATCCAGAAAATCATAATATTCAAATGTAATACGTTTTAGGTCCTCCAGAAGTTTGGTAAAATAATATTCACAGCAGCAGTAGTGTAAAGTGAAATAATTTCAATTGAAGGGATGATAAATTTCCAATGGCTGGCAGCGATTGTGTTCCTATCGATATATTTCATTCGTCAAATCTGTGCATCTACGGGAGACCAGAGccaatttttt encodes:
- the LOC129725387 gene encoding ras-related protein Rab-2A, yielding MSYAYLFKYIIIGDTGVGKSCLLLQFTDKRFQPVHDLTIGVEFGARMITIDGKQIKLQIWDTAGQEAFRSITRSYYRGAAGALLVYDITRRETFNHLTTWLEDARQHSNSNMVIMLIGNKSDLDSRREVKKEEGEAFAREHGLVFMETSARTAANVEEAFINTAKEIYEKIQEGVFDINNEANGIKIGQQHSPTNPSLGSGNNPGGQSSSGCC